The following nucleotide sequence is from Candidatus Hydrogenedentota bacterium.
TGGCGCTACTCAAGATGCCGATTTCTCCGACATCAATCGCGCCGCGCTTCTCGTGGATGGATCCACCTTGACGATTCCGAAGCAGAGTCCCGCGCCCCCCGCCGACGGTCGCGTCCGTATTCGGCGTCCAGAACCTGCACCGCCCAGGAACCCTCCTCAATACACCATTACTGGCTGGCAGCCATCCTCCGAACCGGCCTCACCGGCATCAATCGCGTCGGGTGGACACAGCCCCTCGTCTTCCGCGGAAACTTCCGGGCTGGTCGAACTGAACCGCGCCAGCGCGGAACAACTGCAGACTTTACCGGGAATCGGCCCAAAACTTGCCGAAGCCATCATCGCGTATCGCAAGCAACGGCCCTTTGCCACCGTCGACGATCTGCAGAATGTCCGAGGCATCGGCCCAAAGAGGCTTGAAAGTCTCCGGTCTCTCGTCACGGTGGCACGCTGACAGCGCCTCGCGCTTGATTCCGGCCCCTCGCACAGCGGACCATGTCGCACAGCGAATGGAGAGCAAGGAGCCGAACCGTGACCAAAGCCGAGCGAAGCTGGATTCTCTACGACTGCGCCAACTCCGCACAGACCCTCATCGTAACCACCGCGATACTTCCGATCTTCTTCAAGACCGTCGCGGCGGAAGGCATGAGCGCATCCGACTCCACGTATTACTGGGCGCTCGGCAATACGGTGGCCTCGATTGTGGTGGCCATTCTCGCGCCCGTGCTGGGAGCGCTGGCCGATCATCGAGGCAACAAGAAGCGCTTCTTCGTGGCGTTCTTGCTGGCGGGCGTTGTGGCCACGGCGTCGCTGACGGTGGTCGGCGCGGGCGCATGGAAACTGTGTCTTCTGTTGTATGGACTGAGTACCATCGGATTCTACGGGGCGATCGTCTTCTACGATTCTTTCCTGGTGGATGTGACGGAAAAGGAACGTATGGACTGGGTCTCTTCGAGCGGGTTTGCCTGGGGATACATCGTCAGCGTGGTTCCGTACATCGGATGCATGGCGCTGATCCAATTCTGCGAACCGCTGGGCTTGAGCAAGATCAACGCCACCCGCATCTGCTTCGTTATCACCGCGGTCTGGTGGTTTGTGTTGACCATCCCCATGCTGCGAAATGTTCACCAGCGCTACTACGCCGAGGACACGCCCAATCCCGTCCGCGAAAGCCTGTCGCGGCTCGCCGCCACTTTGCGCGACATCCCGCGCTACAAACACTTATTCATCTTCCTAATCGCTTACTTCCTCTATATCGACGGCGTGCACACGATCTACAAGATGTCCATGGCGTTCGGTCTCGACGTGGGTATCAAGGCCAGCGAACTCATGCTCGTACTTCTGGTGACTCAAATCGCGGCTTTTCCCTGCGCCCTGATCTACGGGAAACTCGCGGGAATCTTCACCGCAAAGCGCATGATTCTCGTTGGAATTGCCACGTACTTTGCGGTCGTCGTGGTCGCGTTCTTCATCAGCAAGTCCTGGCATTTCTGGGTGCTTGCCATGCTCGTCGCCACCGCTCAAGGCGGCATCCAATCGCTCAGCCGTTCCATCTACGGCAAGCTCGTCCCCAAGCAGAGGTCGGCCCAGTTCTTCGGGTTCTATGACATCTTCGGGAAGTTCGCCGCTATACTCGGGCCGTTCATGGTCGGATACATCGGACATCTCGCGGGCAACACGCGGGTCGGCGTCTTCAGTCTCATTGCACTCTTCTTCCTCGGCGGAGCGTTGTTGCTTAGTGTCCGCGAAGAACAGGCCGTCGTGGAGGAATAGTGTGGCGAATCGTAGTTAAGACAACATCTTGGTTGACCCAAGGAAGAGTCAATCGCGGCGGAAAATAGTGGCGGCGGACAACAGGGACTGACACAAGCGTGGCGAAGCGGAGTCGTGTCTGTCTTTCGCACGAAAAAGTCGGGGTACGCTTCACTAATTTCCCCGTGCTCCCCGTGGTCTGAAGTCATTCGAGCCTGATTGTTCCTCTTATCGGAGTTCATCGGAGTTCATCGGTGGTTGAATCTCTTTTGGTTGCGGCTACGCTGCGCTAAGCCCTTTGTGTTCGTATGTGGCCGCCTTTTGGGTTGTCCCCTCGGCAATTTTCGCCACCCCGCCCCATATGCTATAGTCTCCCGATCAAGTGAAACTGCCACGCGCTACGCTGTGGTGGGGGACCACGTGCGTTGAAAGGGGTTATTGCATGAAGAACGAATTCAATCTGGTGGCGCCGCGCTTTGTGCCACCGTTAGACCCGGATTTCCGGCCTGCTGTCTTGGCAAATCGCGCGTTTCTTGCCGACGTTGATGCGTCGGGAAAGGGCGTCGATTTGGTTCTTGGACTGGAACGCGCCGACGGGTCCATTTCGCGGTTTGAGACACGCGTATTCGATGAATCGCATCCCAGCGCCGAAGCCAATTTGTCCTACGTCGAGCGAATCGTGAAGTTCCTGCTGTGGCAACGCGGTGGCTGGAAGGTCTACGTAGGCGGTCCTCGGAGCATTGGTGCGCATATTGCCTCGTGTTACGCACCCGGCGGTCCGCGCGAATTCGACTACAACTTCATGGGCGAAAGTGTCTACGAGCACACGTTCACCGTCGTCTCGTGCGATGCCAAAGACGTGCCCGCGGAAAACGAGACGACCCAGGCTCTTGGCCGTCACCTGGAAGGTTGCCGTATCGGGTTTGACCTGGGCGCCTCCGATTACAAAGTCAGCGCAGTCATCGACGGCACCGCTGTCTTCAGCGATGAGACGGTTTGGGAGCCGCGCAAACAGACCGATCCAAACTATCATTACGATTGCATCATGACCGGCCTCAAGAAGGCTGCATCGAAAATGCCGCGCGTCGACGCCATC
It contains:
- a CDS encoding ComEA family DNA-binding protein is translated as MLTRFFTTKELMVLVGVGVAMCVGGIAVLVARHAAPAEVVVTQNTPEAQPAPESAPVSQPVEPAPTPEPPPVIQAPSEPPKVVVSIMGEVLSPGVFTLPGTARVDDLIEAAGGATQDADFSDINRAALLVDGSTLTIPKQSPAPPADGRVRIRRPEPAPPRNPPQYTITGWQPSSEPASPASIASGGHSPSSSAETSGLVELNRASAEQLQTLPGIGPKLAEAIIAYRKQRPFATVDDLQNVRGIGPKRLESLRSLVTVAR
- a CDS encoding ROK family protein — translated: MKNEFNLVAPRFVPPLDPDFRPAVLANRAFLADVDASGKGVDLVLGLERADGSISRFETRVFDESHPSAEANLSYVERIVKFLLWQRGGWKVYVGGPRSIGAHIASCYAPGGPREFDYNFMGESVYEHTFTVVSCDAKDVPAENETTQALGRHLEGCRIGFDLGASDYKVSAVIDGTAVFSDETVWEPRKQTDPNYHYDCIMTGLKKAASKMPRVDAIGGSSAGVIINNRPMIASLFRGIPKDRFDEVHNLFLRIRDELGVPLEVVNDGEVTALAGSMSLEDSGVLGIALGSSEAGGYVTLEGNITGWLNELAFAPIDYSPTAPADEWSGDKGVGALYFSQQCVFRLAPRAGIELPQDVTDAERLKFVQEKLEAGHEGAQKIWKSMGYFMGYGIAHYADFYQLKHVLILGRCTSG
- a CDS encoding MFS transporter, whose translation is MSHSEWRARSRTVTKAERSWILYDCANSAQTLIVTTAILPIFFKTVAAEGMSASDSTYYWALGNTVASIVVAILAPVLGALADHRGNKKRFFVAFLLAGVVATASLTVVGAGAWKLCLLLYGLSTIGFYGAIVFYDSFLVDVTEKERMDWVSSSGFAWGYIVSVVPYIGCMALIQFCEPLGLSKINATRICFVITAVWWFVLTIPMLRNVHQRYYAEDTPNPVRESLSRLAATLRDIPRYKHLFIFLIAYFLYIDGVHTIYKMSMAFGLDVGIKASELMLVLLVTQIAAFPCALIYGKLAGIFTAKRMILVGIATYFAVVVVAFFISKSWHFWVLAMLVATAQGGIQSLSRSIYGKLVPKQRSAQFFGFYDIFGKFAAILGPFMVGYIGHLAGNTRVGVFSLIALFFLGGALLLSVREEQAVVEE